A genome region from Amblyraja radiata isolate CabotCenter1 chromosome 2, sAmbRad1.1.pri, whole genome shotgun sequence includes the following:
- the tmem158 gene encoding transmembrane protein 158: MWTIQLLAVALVATASLPSCKGWSGEDFFLHPNGTSLNFSLAALELGSAPGAVKANGAIGQGNQCNITVLRLVSTSLLARWDRSLGFHCDVLLFTTNTNARSFFSAAFNRVFPPLIIDHVGVGGAGQQEFKLCVGCGQRPRKRRTALQGQQVNFCCLDFSLGELSWDKGWRLNRKPIESTLVACFMTMVIVIWSVAALIWPVPIIAGFLPNGMEQRRG, translated from the coding sequence ATGTGGACCATCCAACTCCTGGCTGTGGCTCTGGTCGCTACCGCCAGCCTCCCGTCTTGCAAGGGCTGGAGTGGAGAGGACTTCTTCCTGCATCCCAACGGCACTTCTCTCAACTTCTCCTTGGCTGCCTTGGAGTTGGGCTCTGCCCCGGGCGCTGTCAAGGCTAACGGTGCTATCGGCCAGGGCAACCAGTGCAACATCACCGTCCTGAGGCTGGTGTCCACCTCGCTGCTGGCCCGCTGGGATCGATCACTGGGCTTCCACTGCGACGTGCTTCTCTTCACCACCAACACCAATGCCAGGTCCTTCTTCTCGGCGGCTTTCAACAGGGTCTTCCCCCCTCTGATCATCGACCATGTGGGGGTCGGAGGAGCGGGGCAGCAGGAGTTCAAACTCTGCGTAGGTTGCGGGCAGAGGCCGCGCAAGAGGAGGACAGCCCTTCAAGGGCAGCAGGTCAACTTTTGTTGCCTGGACTTTAGCCTGGGGGAGTTGAGCTGGGACAAGGGCTGGAGGCTCAACCGCAAGCCCATCGAATCCACCCTGGTGGCTTGTTTCATGACCATGGTGATCGTCATCTGGAGCGTGGCTGCACTGATCTGGCCGGTCCCCATCATCGCAGGCTTCCTACCCAACGGCATGGAGCAGAGGCGAGGCTGA